The Pseudomonas eucalypticola genome has a window encoding:
- the dbpA gene encoding ATP-dependent RNA helicase DbpA: MLANLESLGYAQMTPIQAQSLPVILKGMDLIAQAKTGSGKTAAFGIGLLNPINPRYFGCQALIMCPTRELADQVAKEIRRLARAEDNIKVLTLCGGVSFGPQIASLEHGAHIIVGTPGRIQQHLRKGSLVLDGLNTLVLDEADRMLDMGFYDAIEDIIQQTPDRRQTLLFSATYPVGIKQLASKFMRDPQTVKAESLHADSQIEQRFYEISPEERLGAVTKALGHFRPQSCVAFCFTKQQCQEVVDHLVAKGISAVALHGDLEQRDRDQVLAMFANRSTSVLVATDVAARGLDIDALDMVINVELARDSEIHIHRVGRTGRAGENGLAISFVAPAEAHRAQAIEQLQKAPLNWQPLDSLTAKGGGPLLPAMSTLCIAAGRKDKVRPGDILGALTGDAGIPGTQVGKIAIFDFQAYVAVDRDIAKQALQRLNNGKIKGRSLRVRIL; the protein is encoded by the coding sequence ATGCTGGCCAACCTCGAATCCCTCGGGTATGCCCAGATGACGCCGATCCAGGCGCAGAGCTTGCCGGTGATTCTCAAGGGCATGGACCTGATTGCCCAGGCCAAGACCGGCAGCGGCAAGACCGCGGCCTTCGGCATCGGCCTGTTGAACCCGATCAACCCGCGCTACTTCGGTTGCCAGGCGCTGATCATGTGCCCGACCCGGGAACTGGCCGACCAGGTGGCCAAGGAAATCCGCCGCCTGGCCCGCGCCGAAGACAACATCAAGGTGCTGACCCTGTGCGGCGGCGTGTCCTTCGGCCCGCAGATCGCCTCGCTGGAGCACGGCGCGCACATCATCGTCGGCACCCCGGGGCGCATTCAGCAGCACCTGCGCAAAGGCTCGCTGGTACTCGACGGTTTGAACACCCTGGTGCTCGACGAAGCCGATCGCATGCTCGACATGGGCTTCTACGACGCCATCGAAGACATCATCCAGCAAACCCCGGACCGCCGTCAGACCCTGCTGTTCTCGGCCACCTACCCCGTGGGCATCAAGCAGCTGGCCTCCAAGTTCATGCGCGACCCGCAGACCGTCAAGGCCGAGTCGCTGCACGCCGACAGCCAGATCGAGCAGCGCTTCTACGAGATCAGCCCGGAAGAACGCCTGGGCGCCGTGACCAAGGCCCTGGGGCACTTCCGCCCGCAGTCCTGCGTGGCGTTCTGCTTCACCAAGCAGCAGTGCCAGGAAGTGGTCGACCACCTGGTGGCCAAGGGCATCAGCGCCGTGGCCCTGCACGGTGACCTGGAACAACGCGACCGCGACCAGGTGTTGGCCATGTTCGCCAACCGCAGCACTTCGGTACTGGTGGCCACCGACGTCGCGGCCCGTGGCCTGGACATCGACGCCCTGGACATGGTGATCAACGTGGAGCTGGCCCGCGACTCGGAAATCCACATCCACCGCGTGGGCCGGACCGGCCGTGCCGGCGAGAACGGCCTGGCCATCAGCTTCGTGGCCCCGGCCGAAGCACACCGCGCCCAGGCCATCGAGCAGTTGCAGAAGGCGCCGCTGAACTGGCAGCCGCTGGACAGCCTGACCGCCAAGGGCGGCGGCCCGCTGCTGCCGGCCATGTCCACCCTGTGCATTGCGGCCGGCCGCAAGGACAAGGTTCGCCCGGGCGACATCCTGGGCGCGCTGACCGGCGATGCCGGCATTCCTGGCACCCAGGTGGGCAAGATCGCGATCTTCGATTTCCAGGCCTACGTGGCCGTGGACCGCGACATCGCCAAACAGGCCCTGCAGCGCCTGAACAACGGCAAGATCAAGGGCCGCTCGCTGCGCGTGCGTATCCTGTAA
- a CDS encoding YgjP-like metallopeptidase domain-containing protein yields MTPLKYLQAYPPHLQDQVRKLLAEGRLGDYLQQRYPERHDVQSDKALYSYALELKQEHLRNAPNLDKVLYDNRLDLTHRALGLHTAVSRVQGGKLKAKKEIRIASLFKEAAPQFLRMIVVHELAHFKESDHNKAFYKLCEYMQPGYHQLEFDLRIYLTWRDLPQ; encoded by the coding sequence ATGACGCCGCTCAAATACCTCCAGGCCTACCCCCCGCACCTGCAAGACCAGGTGCGCAAGCTGTTGGCTGAAGGCCGCCTGGGTGACTACCTGCAACAGCGCTACCCTGAGCGGCATGACGTGCAGAGCGACAAGGCGCTGTACAGCTATGCGCTGGAGCTCAAGCAGGAACACCTGCGCAATGCCCCCAATCTGGACAAGGTGCTGTATGACAACCGCCTTGACCTGACCCATCGAGCCCTGGGGCTGCATACCGCGGTATCGCGGGTGCAGGGCGGCAAGCTCAAAGCCAAGAAGGAAATTCGCATCGCTTCGCTGTTCAAGGAGGCGGCGCCGCAATTCCTGAGGATGATCGTGGTGCACGAGCTGGCGCACTTCAAGGAGTCGGATCACAACAAGGCGTTCTACAAGCTCTGCGAATACATGCAGCCGGGTTACCATCAGCTGGAATTCGACCTGCGCATTTACCTGACCTGGCGCGACCTGCCGCAATGA
- a CDS encoding winged helix-turn-helix domain-containing protein: MDVSKTKTSFYRRLYVAWLIDSGTACSVPAITEATGMPRRTAQDTLLALADLDIICEFEQREGERNHIGQYLIRDWGAIDKAWIGRNLSAIKATLGYP, encoded by the coding sequence ATGGATGTCAGCAAGACCAAGACCAGTTTCTACCGCCGCCTGTATGTGGCATGGCTGATCGACAGCGGCACCGCCTGCAGCGTGCCAGCCATCACCGAAGCCACCGGCATGCCCCGTCGCACCGCGCAGGACACACTGCTGGCGTTGGCCGACCTCGACATCATCTGCGAATTCGAACAGCGCGAAGGCGAGCGCAACCATATCGGCCAATACCTGATCCGCGACTGGGGGGCCATCGACAAGGCCTGGATCGGGCGCAACCTGTCGGCCATCAAGGCCACGCTCGGCTACCCCTGA
- the yccS gene encoding YccS family putative transporter — MASTSFRQSMRRLWALDKFSYSVRVFIALTGSMAFCWYQREMHALIPIFLGIIACALAETDDNWQGRIKALAVTLVCFSCSALSVELLFPYPYLFIIALAVAAFGLTMLGALGERYNAVAYATLIVAVYTMIGVDQRGGEVSNFWEEPLLLVTGAGWYGLLSVLWQALFANQPVQQALARLFRELGFYLKLKASLFEPIRGLDIEARRLELAKQNGQVVAALNATKEIILHRVGGGRPGSKISRYLKLYFLAQDIHERASSSHYPYNALAEAFFHSDVLFRCQRLLRQQGAACRRLSESIQMRQPFVYDDSFAEALGDLHASLEHLRIQSNPAWRGLLRSLRALAANLGTLDRLLSDASNPDKLADESDSSLLDRSPRNLKDVWGRIRQNLTPTSLLFRHALRLPLALIVCFVMVHVVPTTQSYWIMLTTVFVCQPSYGATRRKLGQRIIGTAIGLIIGWPLFNLFPSPLVQSMFAIAAGLVFFVNRTTRYTVSTAGITLMVLFCFNQVGDGYGLFLPRLFDTLLGSLIAIIAVFLFLPDWQGRRLNKVLANTLSCNSIYLRQILEQYARGKRDDLSYRLARRNAHNADAALSTTLANMLMEPGHFRKEADVGFRFLVLSHTLLSYLSGLGAHRATELPEPVRSELIEGTGQALAASIDEIAAALANKTPVALHSDAEEGLANALEQMPEEVDEGQRLVQTQLALICRQLGPLRTLAAHLIKDKTEQATPAAA, encoded by the coding sequence ATGGCATCGACCTCGTTTCGCCAATCCATGCGTCGTTTATGGGCGCTCGACAAGTTCAGTTACAGCGTGCGGGTATTCATCGCCCTCACCGGGTCCATGGCGTTCTGTTGGTACCAAAGGGAAATGCATGCGCTGATCCCGATCTTCCTGGGCATCATCGCCTGCGCCCTGGCCGAGACCGACGATAACTGGCAGGGCCGCATCAAGGCGCTGGCGGTCACCCTGGTGTGTTTCAGTTGCTCGGCGCTGTCGGTCGAACTGCTGTTTCCCTACCCCTACCTGTTCATCATCGCCCTGGCCGTGGCGGCGTTCGGGCTGACCATGCTCGGTGCGCTGGGCGAGCGCTACAACGCCGTGGCCTACGCGACGCTGATCGTGGCGGTGTACACCATGATCGGCGTTGACCAGCGCGGCGGCGAAGTCAGCAATTTCTGGGAAGAACCGCTGTTGCTGGTAACCGGGGCCGGTTGGTATGGGCTGCTGTCAGTGCTATGGCAGGCCCTGTTCGCCAACCAGCCGGTGCAGCAGGCCCTGGCGCGGCTGTTTCGCGAGCTGGGCTTTTATCTGAAGCTCAAGGCCAGCCTGTTCGAACCCATCCGCGGCCTGGACATCGAAGCCCGGCGCCTGGAACTGGCCAAGCAGAATGGCCAGGTAGTGGCGGCGCTCAATGCCACCAAGGAAATCATCCTGCACCGGGTGGGCGGCGGCCGACCCGGTTCGAAGATCAGCCGCTACCTGAAACTGTACTTCCTGGCCCAGGACATCCACGAGCGGGCGAGTTCTTCGCACTACCCCTACAACGCCCTGGCCGAAGCCTTTTTCCACAGTGACGTGCTGTTCCGCTGCCAGCGCTTGCTGCGCCAGCAGGGCGCCGCGTGTCGGCGCCTGTCGGAGTCGATCCAGATGCGCCAGCCATTCGTCTACGACGATAGTTTTGCCGAAGCCCTGGGCGACCTGCACGCCTCGCTGGAGCACCTGCGCATCCAGAGCAACCCGGCCTGGCGTGGCCTGCTGCGTTCGCTGAGGGCACTGGCGGCGAACCTGGGCACCCTGGACCGCCTGCTCAGCGACGCCAGCAACCCCGACAAGCTCGCCGACGAGAGCGACAGTAGCCTGCTGGACCGCTCCCCCCGCAACCTCAAGGACGTGTGGGGACGCATTCGCCAGAACCTGACGCCTACCTCGCTGTTGTTTCGCCATGCACTGCGGTTGCCGCTGGCGCTGATCGTGTGTTTCGTCATGGTGCACGTGGTGCCCACCACCCAGAGCTACTGGATCATGCTCACCACGGTGTTCGTCTGCCAGCCCAGCTACGGCGCCACCCGCCGCAAGCTGGGCCAGCGCATCATCGGCACGGCCATCGGCCTGATCATCGGCTGGCCGTTGTTCAACCTGTTCCCCAGCCCGCTGGTGCAGTCGATGTTCGCCATTGCCGCGGGCCTGGTGTTCTTCGTCAACCGCACCACCCGCTACACGGTCTCCACCGCGGGCATCACGCTGATGGTGCTGTTCTGCTTCAACCAGGTGGGTGACGGCTATGGCCTGTTCCTGCCGCGCCTGTTCGATACCCTGCTGGGCAGCCTGATCGCCATCATCGCGGTATTCCTGTTCCTCCCCGATTGGCAGGGCCGTCGGCTGAACAAAGTGCTGGCCAACACCCTGAGCTGCAACAGCATCTACCTGCGCCAGATACTGGAACAGTACGCCCGCGGCAAGCGTGACGACCTCAGCTATCGCCTGGCCCGACGCAACGCCCACAACGCCGATGCGGCGCTGTCCACCACGCTGGCGAACATGCTGATGGAGCCGGGTCATTTCCGCAAAGAGGCGGACGTTGGCTTCCGCTTTCTGGTGCTGTCGCATACCTTGCTCAGCTACCTGTCGGGCCTGGGTGCGCACCGGGCCACCGAATTGCCAGAGCCGGTGCGCAGCGAGCTGATCGAAGGCACCGGCCAGGCGCTGGCCGCCAGCATTGACGAGATCGCCGCCGCCCTGGCCAACAAGACGCCGGTGGCGCTGCACAGTGATGCCGAGGAAGGATTGGCCAATGCCCTGGAGCAGATGCCTGAGGAGGTCGATGAAGGCCAGCGCCTGGTGCAGACGCAACTGGCGCTGATCTGCCGGCAACTGGGGCCGCTGCGGACCCTGGCCGCGCACCTGATCAAGGACAAGACCGAGCAGGCGACCCCCGCGGCGGCCTGA
- a CDS encoding GNAT family N-acetyltransferase, which translates to MSLDWVCKHHTDLGIDQLYRILQLRTEVFVVEQQCPYQEVDGLDLEGDTCHLMGWEGNQLAAYLRLLDPAAHDGDVVIGRVVTAPFARGKGLGHELLMQGLWHADKLWPQVPIYLSAQAHLQGYYGRYGFVAQGEQYLEDGIPHIGMRRAQG; encoded by the coding sequence ATGTCCCTCGACTGGGTCTGCAAACACCACACTGATCTGGGTATCGACCAGCTCTACCGTATTCTTCAACTGCGAACCGAAGTATTTGTGGTCGAGCAGCAATGCCCGTACCAGGAAGTCGACGGGCTGGACCTGGAGGGTGACACCTGCCACCTGATGGGCTGGGAGGGCAACCAGTTGGCGGCTTACCTGCGCCTGCTGGACCCGGCCGCCCATGACGGCGACGTGGTGATCGGCCGCGTGGTGACCGCGCCATTCGCGCGGGGCAAGGGGCTGGGGCATGAACTGCTGATGCAGGGGCTGTGGCATGCGGACAAACTGTGGCCGCAGGTGCCGATCTACCTCTCGGCACAGGCGCATTTGCAGGGGTATTACGGGCGGTATGGGTTCGTGGCGCAAGGTGAGCAATACCTGGAAGACGGCATTCCCCATATCGGCATGCGCAGGGCTCAGGGGTAG
- a CDS encoding putative bifunctional diguanylate cyclase/phosphodiesterase produces the protein MDCAQSQPNDGASTLLVVDDYPENLISMRALLERQDWKVVTAASGVEALSMLLEHEVDLVLLDVQMPGMDGFEVARLMRGNQRTRLTPIIFLTANEQNQASVLKGYANGAVDYLFKPFDPQILRPKVQALLEQQRNRRDLQRLSRDLETARAFNASVLENAAEGILVIDEKGRISFANPAISRLLNASVAELTGAELLKFVAKPAVTQWQDSEFYRAYSNRETFRVHDAVLCTVSGQQLPAALSCAPLPGEQHAMVVTVLDMSVVRNLHQQLEYQAVTDPLTGLLNRRGFYQTVESALVRNERSDKSQALLYLDLDGFKRINDIHGHDAGDRVLRWVAEQLKDCLRSYDIVARMGGDEFTALLDTLEYPEQAAKVAEKLIDRVSMCQQVDGLDVTLGVSIGIATYPECGSNLDSLLRAADIAMYAAKQAGRQQYRYYDQDMNGRARSRLMLEDSVSSAIEKKDFTLVYQPQVAIADGRLRGFEALLRWRHPSVGDVPPGLFIPLLEEARLISRLTSWIYQQGAAQRHAWRDSFDEQLILSISLSNAQFAMPNLVPELQRAIAMNGLQAQQLEVEVVETSLMHNQEEALRQLHELHNLGVRVALDDYGTGHCSLKLLRDLPIDTLKLDRHLVARLPESSRDAALARNVIELCRDFGITVIAEGVETREQYQWLQANGCELAQGFIVAKPLTSEDATGFPGHFDWASV, from the coding sequence CGCTGCTGGTCGTAGATGATTATCCGGAAAACCTGATCAGCATGCGGGCCTTGCTCGAACGCCAGGACTGGAAGGTGGTGACGGCGGCATCCGGGGTGGAAGCCTTGAGCATGTTGCTGGAGCATGAAGTCGACCTGGTCCTGCTCGATGTGCAGATGCCGGGCATGGACGGCTTCGAAGTGGCGCGCCTGATGCGCGGAAACCAGCGCACTCGGCTGACCCCGATCATTTTTCTCACGGCCAACGAGCAGAACCAGGCGTCGGTGCTCAAGGGTTACGCCAACGGCGCGGTCGATTACCTGTTCAAGCCGTTCGACCCGCAGATTCTGCGTCCCAAGGTGCAGGCGCTGCTGGAGCAACAACGTAACCGGCGTGACCTGCAACGGCTGAGCCGCGATCTGGAAACGGCGCGGGCCTTCAATGCCTCGGTGCTGGAAAACGCGGCCGAAGGCATCCTGGTGATCGACGAGAAAGGCCGAATCAGTTTCGCCAACCCGGCCATCTCCCGCCTGCTCAACGCCTCGGTCGCCGAGCTCACCGGCGCTGAACTGCTGAAGTTCGTCGCCAAGCCGGCGGTCACTCAATGGCAAGACTCCGAGTTCTACCGTGCGTATTCCAACCGCGAGACATTCCGGGTGCATGACGCGGTCCTGTGCACGGTGTCCGGCCAGCAGTTGCCGGCGGCGTTGTCCTGCGCGCCATTGCCGGGCGAGCAGCATGCCATGGTGGTGACGGTGCTGGACATGTCGGTGGTGCGCAACCTGCACCAGCAACTCGAATACCAGGCAGTGACCGACCCGCTCACCGGGCTGCTCAACCGCCGCGGTTTCTACCAGACGGTGGAAAGCGCGCTGGTGCGCAATGAGCGTTCGGATAAATCCCAGGCCCTGCTGTACCTGGACCTGGATGGCTTCAAGCGCATCAACGACATCCACGGCCATGACGCTGGCGACCGGGTGCTGCGCTGGGTGGCCGAGCAGCTCAAGGATTGCCTGCGCTCCTACGACATTGTGGCTCGCATGGGCGGTGATGAATTTACCGCCTTGCTCGACACCCTGGAGTACCCCGAACAAGCCGCCAAGGTCGCGGAGAAACTGATCGACCGGGTCTCCATGTGCCAGCAGGTCGACGGCCTGGACGTGACCCTGGGGGTCAGTATCGGCATCGCCACCTACCCTGAGTGTGGTTCCAACCTGGACAGCCTGCTGCGCGCCGCTGACATCGCCATGTACGCCGCCAAACAGGCGGGTCGTCAGCAGTACCGTTATTACGACCAGGACATGAACGGCCGCGCTCGCTCGCGCCTGATGCTGGAAGACAGCGTTAGCAGTGCCATCGAGAAGAAAGATTTCACCCTGGTGTACCAGCCGCAGGTCGCCATCGCCGACGGTCGCCTGCGCGGGTTCGAGGCCTTGCTGCGCTGGCGTCACCCCAGTGTCGGCGACGTGCCGCCGGGCCTGTTCATCCCGTTGCTGGAAGAAGCCCGGTTGATCAGCCGCCTGACCAGCTGGATCTATCAGCAGGGCGCAGCCCAGCGCCATGCCTGGCGAGACAGCTTTGATGAGCAACTTATTCTCAGCATCAGCCTGAGCAACGCCCAGTTCGCCATGCCCAACCTGGTGCCGGAGCTGCAGCGGGCTATCGCCATGAACGGCCTGCAGGCCCAGCAGCTGGAAGTGGAGGTAGTGGAGACCTCACTGATGCACAACCAGGAGGAAGCCCTGCGCCAGCTGCATGAACTGCACAACCTGGGCGTGCGCGTGGCCCTGGACGACTACGGCACCGGCCACTGTTCGCTCAAATTGCTCCGCGACCTGCCCATCGATACGCTGAAGCTGGACCGCCACCTGGTGGCACGCCTGCCGGAATCCAGCCGTGATGCCGCGTTGGCGCGCAATGTCATCGAGCTGTGCCGGGATTTCGGCATTACCGTGATCGCCGAAGGGGTCGAGACCCGCGAGCAGTATCAATGGCTTCAGGCCAATGGCTGTGAGCTGGCCCAGGGTTTCATCGTTGCCAAGCCGCTGACGTCCGAGGACGCCACCGGATTCCCCGGGCACTTCGATTGGGCGTCAGTGTAG
- a CDS encoding substrate-binding periplasmic protein, whose product MLHLLRVSYLLGLLLVAPLASADKLRLVADAWPPFTDATMVNGGLATELVTTALARAGYASEFEQVPWARALLGIDEGRYDVLVNAWYSDERTRIGQFSGSYLQNRILFIKTRGTPIAFSGNLDELHPYPIAIVRGYAYSGAFDSDGELQKVQVHNFPMAVRMLAAGRVQLTLEDEFVARYYLNREVPRVRDSVEFLPVPLSLNHLHILVSLRNPDHARIVAAFDKAIGQMQADGTYKRLLKQYGL is encoded by the coding sequence ATGCTGCATTTGCTTCGAGTCTCGTATTTGCTTGGATTGCTGTTGGTGGCCCCATTGGCGTCAGCGGACAAGCTGCGCCTGGTAGCCGATGCCTGGCCGCCGTTCACCGACGCCACGATGGTCAATGGCGGGCTGGCCACGGAGCTGGTGACCACGGCCTTGGCCAGGGCCGGCTATGCCAGCGAGTTCGAACAGGTACCCTGGGCGCGGGCCTTGCTGGGTATCGATGAGGGGCGTTATGACGTGCTGGTCAACGCCTGGTACAGCGACGAACGCACCCGCATTGGCCAGTTCTCCGGCAGTTACCTGCAGAACCGTATCCTGTTCATCAAGACCAGGGGCACGCCCATCGCCTTCAGCGGCAACCTCGACGAACTGCACCCGTACCCGATCGCGATCGTGCGCGGCTATGCCTACTCCGGTGCTTTCGACAGCGACGGTGAATTGCAGAAGGTGCAGGTACACAATTTTCCCATGGCCGTGCGCATGCTGGCGGCGGGCCGAGTACAGCTGACCCTGGAAGACGAGTTCGTGGCGCGTTACTACTTGAACCGGGAAGTCCCGCGGGTGCGGGACTCAGTGGAGTTTCTGCCCGTGCCCCTAAGTCTCAACCACCTGCATATCCTGGTCAGCCTGAGAAACCCGGACCATGCCCGGATCGTGGCGGCGTTCGACAAGGCCATCGGCCAGATGCAGGCCGATGGCACCTACAAACGGTTGCTGAAGCAGTACGGCCTGTGA
- a CDS encoding NAD(P)/FAD-dependent oxidoreductase produces MRSTDVVIIGAGAAGLMCAFSAAARGRRVLLIDHANKAGKKILMSGGGRCNFTNLYTEPANFLSQNPHFCKSALARYTQWDFIAMVAKHGVPYHEKKLGQLFCDNKSSDILEMLISECEQVKVDLRLDTSVQSIEKTEAGYLLDTSLGQVTCASLVVATGGLSIPTLGATGFGYQIARQFGHNVLATRAGLVPFTITDQLKGLCTELSGTSVDCLVSCNDQSFRENILFTHRGLSGPAVLQISSFWNPGDTVEINLLPDHDALAWMQQQQAERPNSEFKTLLGELFTKKMATLLAEQWFASKPMKQYTPAELRDIAEKLGAWQLVPAGTEGYRTAEVTLGGVDTREVSSKTLESLKSPGLYFVGEVLDVSGHLGGFNFQWAWASGYAAAQYV; encoded by the coding sequence GTGCGCTCTACCGACGTTGTGATCATTGGCGCAGGTGCCGCCGGCCTGATGTGCGCTTTCAGCGCGGCCGCCCGCGGCCGCCGGGTGCTGCTCATCGATCACGCCAACAAGGCCGGCAAGAAAATCCTGATGTCCGGCGGTGGGCGCTGCAACTTCACCAACCTGTACACTGAACCGGCGAATTTCCTCTCGCAGAACCCGCATTTCTGCAAGTCGGCGCTGGCCCGCTACACCCAGTGGGACTTCATCGCCATGGTCGCCAAGCACGGCGTGCCGTACCACGAGAAGAAACTGGGCCAGCTGTTCTGTGACAACAAGTCCAGCGACATTCTGGAGATGCTGATCAGCGAATGCGAACAGGTGAAGGTCGACCTGCGCCTGGACACGTCGGTGCAGAGCATCGAGAAAACCGAAGCCGGCTACCTGCTGGACACCAGCCTGGGCCAGGTGACATGCGCTTCGCTGGTGGTGGCTACTGGTGGCCTGTCGATTCCAACCCTGGGCGCTACCGGCTTCGGCTACCAGATAGCTCGCCAGTTTGGCCACAACGTGCTGGCCACCCGCGCCGGCCTGGTGCCATTCACCATCACCGACCAGCTCAAGGGCTTGTGCACCGAGTTGTCGGGCACGTCGGTGGACTGCCTGGTGAGCTGCAACGATCAGAGTTTCCGCGAGAACATCCTGTTCACCCACCGCGGCCTCAGCGGCCCGGCGGTTTTGCAGATCTCCTCGTTCTGGAACCCTGGCGACACGGTGGAAATCAACCTGCTGCCCGACCACGACGCCCTGGCCTGGATGCAACAGCAACAGGCCGAGCGCCCCAACAGTGAGTTCAAGACCCTGCTGGGCGAGCTGTTCACCAAGAAAATGGCCACCCTGTTGGCCGAGCAGTGGTTCGCCTCCAAGCCGATGAAGCAGTACACGCCCGCCGAACTGCGCGACATCGCCGAAAAACTGGGTGCCTGGCAACTGGTCCCGGCCGGCACCGAGGGCTACCGCACGGCCGAAGTGACCCTGGGCGGCGTCGATACCCGCGAAGTGTCTTCCAAGACCCTGGAGTCGCTGAAAAGCCCTGGCCTGTATTTCGTCGGCGAGGTGCTGGACGTCAGCGGGCACTTGGGCGGCTTCAACTTCCAGTGGGCCTGGGCCTCGGGCTACGCGGCAGCGCAGTACGTTTAA